The genome window GGTCATTCGCCAGTTACAACAAGGTCCAGATGCCGTACGACGCCCGGGTGCAGATGACCAAGGGCGGATCCGACGCGGTCCGCTCAGCGTTCTTGTCCGATGTGATGGCAATGGCTGAGTCGCTGGAGTTGTTCGATATCGTTACGCCGATGAAGGTGTATCGGAGCGTGAACGTCACGCACGTGGACTACCGGCAGACGGCGACCAGCGGCATTGGTCTGCTGACGCTCGAGTTGTGGTTCGAGGAAATCCGGGTGACCGGATCGGTCGCCTTTTCCAACACTCAGCAACCGAGCGGTGCGGCGACGGTGAGCAACGGCACCGTGCAGCCGCAGGCTGCAACCGGCGCGCAAACGGCGGCGCTGGCTGCGTTGCTGTAATCGTCATTGGAGCGGCTCGTATTTCGGTCCGTTATCGAGGCAAGCGGCATTCACGGTTTGATACATCAAATCAGACGGAACTTGCTGGAATGCGGGAACGAAGTAGGTGTTGTTGATTGCCTTTTTGATTTGCGCTTCCGTGAGCTGGTCCCGAGGCAAATTGCTCCGACCGAAACCCGCGTAGGTATCTTGCGGACTCTGCTGCCCTTCGCGGCTTTGCGCGGCCACTAAATATACGGTGGAAAGCTCCGCGCAGAATCGTGCTTTGCCTGTTAAAACCTGGGCGGTTACGTGGCCGGAAGCGGAGATCAGAAGGGCAACGACGAAGCTGCGGCATAAGACCTTCAAGGCGTCATCCTCGGAGTGAAGTTAGTGGTTTGCCTATAATTTGGGCAGAAATTGTTCATTGGCGGTTATAGCGAGAAAAGCACAGTTCCGCAACGGATCTGGCCGGCTGCCGGCCAAGTGCCTGTTCTGATTGAATTTTTGGTTGCAGGT of Robbsia sp. KACC 23696 contains these proteins:
- a CDS encoding phage baseplate protein, translating into MANGIPALFGQVAKVTNTASLLTSDAASVLKLLSGPQWGIGLNGVMQIVPDSILSLEAKRDWQVPNYPQEEGSFASYNKVQMPYDARVQMTKGGSDAVRSAFLSDVMAMAESLELFDIVTPMKVYRSVNVTHVDYRQTATSGIGLLTLELWFEEIRVTGSVAFSNTQQPSGAATVSNGTVQPQAATGAQTAALAALL